A single genomic interval of Cucumis sativus cultivar 9930 chromosome 5, Cucumber_9930_V3, whole genome shotgun sequence harbors:
- the LOC116404012 gene encoding MLP-like protein 328 has protein sequence MSLIGKLVSELEINAPAEKFYKIFKHQCFHVPNITPKFIQQVEIHDANWDDHDHGSIKTWYYTVDGKAEVFKEQVEFHDDKLLIILVGLEGDVFNHYKSFKPAYQVVPKGPNHCQAILTIEYEKLNDGSSYPYKYIDLMNGITKDIESHMN, from the exons ATGTCTCTAATTGGAAAGCTTGTGAGTGAATTAGAGATCAATGCACCTGCTgagaaattttacaaaatattcaaacatcaatGTTTTCATGTTCCCAATATAACCCCCAAATTCATTCAACAAGTTGAAATCCATGATGCTAACTGGGATGACCATGACCATGGCTCTATCAAGACTTGGTATTACACTGTTG ATGGCAAGGCAGAAGTTTTCAAGGAACAGGTCGAGTTTCATGATGATAAATTGTTGATAATCTTGGTTGGGCTGGAAGGAGATGTGTTCAACCATTATAAAAGCTTTAAGCCAGCTTACCAAGTTGTGCCCAAGGGTCCTAACCATTGCCAGGCAATTCTGACTATAGAGTATGAGAAACTTAATGATGGGTCTTCTTATCCTTACAAGTATATTGACCTCATGAATGGTATCACTAAGGACATTGAATCCCACATGAATTAA